One region of Eretmochelys imbricata isolate rEreImb1 chromosome 2, rEreImb1.hap1, whole genome shotgun sequence genomic DNA includes:
- the ACKR4 gene encoding atypical chemokine receptor 4: protein MEQGENTSMDYYEDNSESNFTFDYTQYEMLCEKEEVRNFTKLFLPVFYSLAFIVGIAGNSLVVAIYAYCKKPKTKTDVYIINLAIADLLLLFTLPFWAANAVLGWVLGNIMCKVTSALYTMNFSSSMQFLACISVDRYNAISKTQSHHRSGKQCSVTCIGVWLVAILLSIPELIFNTVKKNSDRYGCFPVFPMDLGTLLKATIQILEVMLVFVLPFLVMLTCYSAIARALLRSPNVQKSRPLKVLLTVVAVFIVTQLPYNVVKFWRAIDVIYLLITDCDMSKTIDVALQITKSIALFHSCLNPILYVLMGNSLKMHIMKIAKNFGHWRRSRNIPTEEISMNFDGHTEETSSFTI, encoded by the coding sequence ATGGAGCAGGGTGAAAATACCTCAATGGACTATTATGAGGACAACAGTGAATCAAACTTCACCTTTGACTATACTCAGTATGAAATGCTTTGTGAAAAAGAGGAGGTGAGAAATTTCACTAAGTTGTTCCTACCTGTGTTTTATTCACTGGCTTTCATTGTGGGAATTGCAGGAAATTCATTAGTGGTGGCAATCTATGCCTACTGCAAGAAACCAAAGACTAAGACAGATGTTTATATCATCAACTTGGCAATTGCTGATCTGTTACTGCTATTCACCCTCCCTTTCTGGGCTGCAAATGCAGTCCTTGGATGGGTGCTTGGAAACATCATGTGCAAGGTCACTTCTGCTCTATACACCATGAACTTCAGCTCTAGCATGCAGTTTCTGGCTTGTATCAGTGTGGATAGATATAATGCCATTTCCAAAACCCAAAGTCACCATAGAAGTGGAAAGCAATGCAGCGTAACCTGTATCGGTGTCTGGTTGGTTGCCATTTTGTTGAGCATTCCTGAACTGATTTTTAACACAGTCAAGAAAAACAGTGACCGGTATGGATGCTTTCCTGTATTTCCAATGGATTTGGGAACACTCCTTAAAGCAACCATTCAAATCCTGGAAGTCATGCTAGTGTTTGTGTTACCCTTCCTCGTCATGCTGACCTGCTACTCAGCTATTGCCAGAGCACTCTTGAGGtctccaaatgttcaaaaatctaGGCCCCTCAAAGTTCTGCTGACAGTAGTGGCTGTTTTCATTGTCACTCAGCTGCCTTACAATGTAGTCAAGTTCTGGCGAGCCATAGACGTCATCTACTTGCTGATTACAGACTGTGACATGAGTAAAACCATAGATGTTGCCCTCCAAATAACTAAGAGTATAGCCTTATTTCACAGCTGCCTGAATCCAATCTTGTACGTCCTTATGGGAAACTCTCTTAAAATGCACATTATGAAAATAGCAAAAAATTTTGGACATTGGAGGAGAAGTCGCAATATACCAACTGAAGAGATTTCTATGAATTTTGACGGCCACACAGAAGAAACAAGTAGCTTTACAATATAG